Proteins co-encoded in one bacterium genomic window:
- the gcvPB gene encoding aminomethyl-transferring glycine dehydrogenase subunit GcvPB, with the protein MNGKEPGDFLDAQSGLVFKEPLIFELDAGEGDGLSFGKKQVPGPGLGIPQEFLRQELPIPQLTEQQVVRHFTRLSQWNFCVDTGFYPLGSCTMKYNPRVNEEGASLEGFVSIHPYAPEQAVQGALALMYELESMLAIITGMDRVTLQPAAGAQAELTGMLMVRAYHRDSGSPRKKVLIPDSAHGTNPASCALCGFQVVQVPSDERGLLSPKDISSRLDEDVAALMLTNPNTLGLFEENILEICEMVHSVGGLVYCDGANLNALTGIARIGDMGVDLLHMNLHKTFSTPHGGGGPGAGPLAVKAILEPFLPVPRVEKAGEDFCLREDFPKSIGRVKAFYGHFGVLVRAYGYLLSLGPRGLTEATRRAVLNANYLRVALRDLYHLPYDRLCKHECVFSDRNQARLGIQALDIAKRLMDYGFHPPTIYFPLIVKGALMIEPTETETLETLDRFVEAMRKIALEAQNEPETVRSAPHITKVGRLDEVAAARRPLLVAPRAKVGSSNQGPF; encoded by the coding sequence ATGAATGGCAAAGAACCTGGAGATTTTCTTGATGCCCAAAGCGGGCTTGTTTTCAAAGAGCCCTTGATCTTTGAACTGGATGCAGGCGAAGGGGATGGTCTGTCTTTTGGGAAAAAGCAGGTTCCAGGGCCAGGGCTCGGGATCCCCCAGGAATTCCTCAGGCAAGAGCTGCCCATTCCGCAGCTTACCGAGCAACAGGTGGTTCGGCATTTCACACGCCTTTCTCAATGGAACTTCTGTGTGGACACGGGCTTCTATCCCTTGGGCTCCTGCACCATGAAATACAATCCAAGGGTAAACGAGGAAGGGGCTTCCTTAGAGGGTTTTGTCTCCATACATCCTTATGCTCCTGAACAGGCTGTTCAGGGGGCCTTGGCCCTGATGTACGAACTGGAGTCCATGCTGGCAATAATTACTGGAATGGACAGGGTCACGCTTCAGCCTGCTGCTGGGGCACAGGCAGAACTCACAGGGATGCTCATGGTGAGGGCCTACCACAGAGACTCAGGCAGTCCACGCAAGAAAGTCTTGATCCCTGATTCTGCCCATGGCACAAATCCAGCCTCCTGCGCTCTTTGCGGCTTCCAGGTAGTGCAGGTGCCTTCGGATGAAAGAGGTTTGCTCTCTCCCAAGGATATCTCCTCCAGGCTGGACGAGGATGTGGCAGCCTTGATGTTGACCAACCCCAACACCCTGGGTTTATTCGAGGAAAACATCCTGGAAATCTGTGAGATGGTTCACAGCGTGGGAGGCCTCGTGTACTGCGATGGGGCCAACCTGAATGCCTTGACCGGGATCGCCAGAATCGGCGACATGGGCGTGGATCTGTTGCACATGAACCTGCACAAGACATTCTCCACCCCTCACGGGGGCGGCGGACCTGGGGCAGGTCCTCTGGCAGTGAAGGCCATCTTGGAGCCTTTTCTGCCTGTGCCCAGGGTGGAGAAAGCAGGAGAGGATTTTTGCCTGCGAGAGGATTTCCCCAAGAGCATAGGCCGTGTAAAGGCCTTTTATGGACACTTTGGGGTATTGGTTAGAGCTTATGGTTATCTACTGTCCTTGGGGCCCCGGGGGCTCACAGAGGCCACCCGCAGGGCTGTGCTAAACGCCAATTACTTGAGAGTTGCCCTGAGGGATCTTTACCACCTTCCCTATGACAGGCTCTGCAAGCATGAGTGCGTCTTCTCCGACCGAAACCAGGCCCGTCTAGGAATTCAGGCCTTGGACATTGCCAAGAGATTGATGGATTATGGTTTTCATCCCCCCACCATCTACTTCCCGCTCATCGTAAAAGGGGCTCTCATGATAGAACCCACAGAAACCGAGACCCTAGAAACATTGGACAGGTTCGTGGAGGCCATGCGCAAAATAGCCTTGGAGGCGCAAAATGAGCCTGAGACCGTGCGCTCAGCTCCCCACATCACCAAAGTGGGACGGCTTGACGAAGTAGCCGCAGCCAGAAGGCCTCTGCTGGTGGCCCCCAGGGCAAAGGTTGGCTCATCCAACCAAGGGCCTTTCTGA
- the gcvT gene encoding glycine cleavage system aminomethyltransferase GcvT — protein sequence MAEKDSYMRWKDLGLQEVDPFLARLTQWEDARQRLKLILIPSESICPKAVRDALASSFTSVYAEGYPPNLMEGASEEELQDVEEHLIRYRRYGDRRFYKGTEYVHFVEALAKARVSRLFATSDCPARNIFANVQPLSGAAANNAVYQALLQPGDTIMGMALAHGGHLTHGSELNRSGRLYRAVPYCVSSRTGRIDYQQLRSLATEHRPKMIVAGFTSYPWAPDWKELREIADEVGAFLLADIAHPAGLVAAGLYPNPVGIAHVVTFTTHKTLCGPRGAVILSTDPSIAQRLDSAVFPGEQGGPHVNKIAAMAVAFAMANREQFRQLQRKIVENAKALANALEDQGVTICYGGTDTHLLVVDLKGLGRPTGYPLLGEIAARILDLAGLVVNRNSLPGDPSFAQARGIRLGTPWATQRGMGPQEMKEVARLIAFILEEIRPFTYKGSIGALPRGKLPQEVLEKARLRVRELLEGVDPGISPLGYPHETSPPESALEKDAAGKSLFIRIQGERAWAFLQEVCTRDLTGLCMGEARESYVLDEQGKLLDRILVLREGPESFRIYSGLGKILPLATWFRNLSDGYVLFDPEDLLAKVQGPVKVQLETCPESGFLQHWEESIAAPELFQKNPSLIDIHKPYFIGLWALKDHQRPRCFSPWEPPPSPQSLRRTSLYSRHKLLAKKMAPFAGWEMPIWFSSIQEEHGAVRKAAGLFDVSHMGTIEIQGGEGAHFLDLVTTNYVRWLRPGESQYSFLLSPDGAVMDDLLVYRLEKQRYLLVVNAANAEKDFSWLSAVARGEVALDLEGRGVFFGGELSLKYLQDPEAGESALVDLALQGPASRAILEQMAASLWDRWVLRGLKKGQVAKVKMGDTCLWVARTGYTGEQVGFEIFVHPEKAPQVWDQILELGKPLDVIPAGLGARDSLRIEAGLPLYGFELAGPLGIDPFEAGLGQFVKFHKPFFCGRREMLTKSQKVKRRLIRFRLIQKGVRVVRSGDLVLHRRSQQVMGWVTSAAPNNHGIQMGLALVESRFAQPNTPIAILSKERIKGQPSESIGPGQHLALHEEGLILERFPGRDTLAQA from the coding sequence ATGGCAGAAAAGGACTCATACATGCGTTGGAAGGACTTGGGGCTGCAAGAGGTGGATCCTTTCCTGGCCCGACTCACCCAATGGGAGGATGCGCGGCAAAGACTCAAGCTGATTCTGATTCCCTCTGAGAGCATATGTCCCAAGGCTGTAAGAGATGCCTTGGCCTCATCTTTCACCAGTGTTTATGCAGAGGGTTACCCACCCAATCTCATGGAGGGAGCCAGCGAGGAAGAGCTTCAGGATGTGGAAGAACACTTGATTCGCTACAGAAGGTACGGGGACAGAAGATTCTACAAGGGTACAGAATACGTTCACTTTGTGGAGGCGCTGGCTAAGGCCAGAGTGAGCCGTTTGTTTGCCACCTCTGATTGCCCGGCCAGAAACATCTTCGCCAATGTTCAACCCCTTTCTGGAGCTGCAGCCAATAATGCCGTGTACCAGGCCCTCCTGCAACCAGGCGACACCATAATGGGCATGGCCCTGGCCCATGGGGGGCATCTGACCCATGGTAGCGAGCTTAACAGATCAGGAAGGCTTTACAGAGCTGTGCCTTACTGTGTGTCCAGCCGCACCGGCAGGATCGATTACCAGCAGTTGAGAAGCCTAGCCACAGAGCACCGCCCCAAGATGATAGTGGCTGGTTTCACCTCATACCCGTGGGCTCCGGACTGGAAAGAGCTAAGAGAGATCGCCGATGAGGTGGGAGCTTTTTTACTGGCCGATATTGCGCATCCAGCAGGCCTGGTGGCAGCCGGGCTTTATCCCAATCCTGTGGGCATCGCCCATGTTGTCACCTTCACCACCCACAAGACCCTGTGCGGGCCAAGGGGAGCTGTTATCTTGAGCACAGATCCTTCCATTGCCCAGAGGCTGGATTCGGCCGTTTTTCCAGGGGAGCAGGGCGGCCCCCATGTAAACAAAATAGCCGCCATGGCAGTAGCCTTTGCCATGGCCAACAGGGAGCAGTTTAGGCAACTTCAGAGGAAAATAGTTGAAAACGCAAAGGCTCTGGCTAATGCCCTGGAGGATCAAGGGGTCACCATCTGTTATGGCGGAACAGATACCCACTTGCTGGTGGTGGACTTGAAGGGGTTGGGAAGGCCCACGGGTTATCCTCTTCTGGGGGAAATAGCAGCCCGCATCCTGGATTTGGCTGGTCTGGTGGTGAACCGCAACTCTTTGCCTGGTGATCCATCCTTTGCCCAGGCCAGAGGCATCAGGCTGGGCACGCCCTGGGCCACCCAAAGGGGCATGGGGCCCCAAGAAATGAAGGAAGTGGCCCGTTTGATAGCCTTTATCCTGGAAGAGATAAGACCTTTTACCTATAAAGGCTCCATCGGAGCTCTACCCAGAGGGAAGCTGCCCCAAGAAGTGCTGGAAAAGGCCAGGCTCAGGGTCCGGGAGCTCCTGGAAGGGGTTGATCCCGGAATATCTCCCTTGGGCTATCCCCACGAGACCAGCCCTCCCGAATCTGCCCTGGAAAAGGACGCTGCCGGAAAATCTCTATTTATTAGGATCCAAGGGGAGCGGGCCTGGGCTTTTCTGCAGGAGGTCTGCACGAGGGATCTCACGGGGCTCTGCATGGGCGAAGCCAGGGAATCCTATGTGCTCGACGAGCAAGGCAAACTGCTGGATCGAATCCTTGTTCTCAGAGAAGGCCCGGAGTCTTTCAGAATATATTCGGGTCTTGGAAAGATATTGCCCTTGGCCACCTGGTTCAGAAACCTTTCTGACGGCTATGTTCTCTTTGACCCCGAAGACCTCCTCGCAAAAGTGCAGGGCCCTGTCAAGGTTCAGCTGGAGACCTGTCCTGAATCTGGCTTCCTTCAGCACTGGGAGGAGTCAATTGCAGCCCCAGAGCTTTTCCAAAAAAACCCATCTCTTATAGACATTCACAAACCATACTTCATAGGGCTTTGGGCACTGAAAGATCACCAGAGGCCTAGGTGTTTTTCCCCTTGGGAACCTCCGCCCTCTCCCCAGTCACTGCGAAGGACCTCTCTTTATTCAAGACACAAGCTTTTGGCAAAAAAAATGGCTCCCTTTGCAGGTTGGGAGATGCCCATTTGGTTTAGTTCCATACAAGAGGAGCACGGGGCTGTGAGAAAGGCTGCCGGGCTTTTTGACGTGAGCCACATGGGCACCATAGAGATACAGGGTGGCGAAGGTGCACATTTTTTGGATCTTGTGACCACCAATTACGTGCGCTGGCTCAGGCCAGGTGAGAGTCAGTACAGTTTTCTGCTTAGCCCAGATGGAGCCGTGATGGATGATTTATTGGTGTACAGGCTGGAAAAACAAAGATATCTTCTGGTGGTCAACGCAGCCAATGCTGAGAAGGATTTCAGTTGGCTTTCGGCCGTGGCAAGGGGTGAGGTGGCTCTTGATTTGGAAGGCAGAGGAGTCTTTTTTGGAGGAGAGTTGAGCCTAAAGTACCTGCAAGATCCCGAGGCCGGGGAAAGTGCACTGGTGGATCTGGCTCTCCAGGGCCCGGCCTCCAGGGCAATCCTGGAGCAAATGGCCGCAAGCCTGTGGGACAGGTGGGTACTGAGGGGACTCAAGAAGGGACAGGTGGCCAAGGTCAAGATGGGAGATACTTGCCTTTGGGTGGCCAGAACCGGGTACACAGGAGAGCAGGTAGGCTTCGAGATATTTGTACATCCTGAGAAAGCACCCCAAGTTTGGGATCAGATCCTGGAGTTGGGCAAACCCTTGGATGTGATTCCAGCAGGACTCGGGGCCAGGGACTCTCTTCGAATAGAAGCCGGCCTCCCCCTTTACGGTTTTGAACTGGCAGGCCCCCTGGGAATAGACCCTTTTGAGGCGGGTTTGGGGCAATTCGTGAAGTTTCACAAGCCATTTTTCTGCGGCCGCAGGGAAATGCTCACCAAAAGTCAAAAAGTAAAAAGAAGACTCATTCGCTTTCGCTTGATTCAGAAGGGAGTTCGTGTGGTCAGATCAGGGGATCTGGTCTTGCACAGAAGATCCCAACAAGTCATGGGATGGGTCACCAGCGCAGCCCCCAACAACCATGGGATCCAGATGGGCCTAGCTCTGGTGGAATCCCGCTTTGCCCAGCCCAACACACCCATTGCCATCTTGAGCAAGGAACGTATCAAAGGCCAGCCTTCAGAGTCCATAGGCCCAGGCCAACATTTGGCGCTTCACGAGGAAGGGCTTATTCTGGAACGCTTCCCGGGCCGTGATACCCTTGCACAAGCCTGA